The Nostoc cf. commune SO-36 genomic sequence TTTTATAAAGACGCTCTGAAGAAGCAGGGGAGCAGGGAGCAGGGAGCAGGGGAGAAGATCCTTTCCTCTGCTCGCCGCCCTCTGCCCATCTGCCTCTTTGAAACGGGTTAGGTATGAATTTCTCTTGTGTTAACTCAGGACGGTTAAAGTAACCTTGCGCTAAAAGTACACCACTTATATACAATTCTCCTAGTACACCAATGGGTACAGGCTGTAAGAACTTGTCTAGGATGTAAATTTGTGTATTGGCTATAGGACGACCAATATAAGGAAGTAGCGGCCAAGTCTCTACTGAATTATTCAGAATAAAACTGGTAGCTAAATGACTCTCTGATGGCCCATACTGATTGTGCAATGTACAATCAGTTAGTTTACTAAACCATTGAGAAATGGCGGGAGTAATTTGCAACTGTTCCCCAGAAGTAATGATTTCCCGCAAATGAGTATTCACTAATTCACTACTTACAGCAACCTCAGCTAATTGCTGTAAGCCAACAAAGGCGAGAAACATTCTCTCAATTGCTTTTTCTTGGAGAAAACCTAACAAAGCTGAGGCATCTTGGCGTAATTCTTCCCCAATTAAGAACAATGTGCCACCCGAACACCAAGTAGTGAAGATTTCTTGGAAGGAGACATCAAAGCTAATCGAAGCAAATTGCAGCGTTTTTGCTCCACGAGCAATTTTCAGATTTTCCCCATGCCACAAGATATGATTGCAAAGGGCAAGCTGAGTCATGGCTATACCCTTGGGTTGACCTGTAGAACCAGAAGTATAAATTATATAAACTAAGTTATGCGCTTGTACACCAGAGATAAGATTGTCTTGACTGCACTGAGAAATTAGTCCAGCGTCAGTATCCAAACAAACAATCTTTGCTTGATTTGGGGGCAGTATGTCAATAAGTGACTGTTGAGTTAGCAATACTGAAGCTTGAGTATCTTCTAAAATAAAGCTCAAACGTTCAGTTGGATACTCTGGGTCAAGTGGCACATAAGCAGCACCCGCTTTCAGAATCCCCAATAGTCCGATGACCATTTCTAAAGAACGCTCTACACAAAGACCTACCAGGACATCAGATCCTACACCCAAAGACCGCAAGTGATTCGCTAACTGGTTAGCGCGGTTGTTTAATTCCTGGTAAGTAAGTTGTTGATTTTCATATACAACTGCCACTGCATTGGGTGTACGTTCCACCTCTTCTTCAAACAACTGATGGATGCACTTATGTAGTGGATAATCTGACTGAGTATCGTTCCAGTCAACTAATAACTGCTGTTGCTCAACTTCACTCAGTAGAGCCAATTGTGAGATTTGCTGTTCTGGGTTAGCAATAATACCTTCAAGCAATGTCACAAAATGACTCGTCATTCGCTCAATGGTACTACTATCAAACAAGTCAGTGTTGTATTCCCACAACCCTACCATTCCATTGGCAGTGTTCTGCATGATCAAAGTTAAATCAAACCTTGAAGTTATACCTTTTATTGGCAATTCCCTAACAGTTAACCCAGTCAGTTCTAATTGAGACATGGGCGCATTCTGAAGGACAAACATTACCTGAAATAGTGGTGTATAACTGAGATCCCGTTCTGGCTGCAATACCTCTACCAGCATTTCAAAAGGCAAATTTTGATGAGAGTATGCCTGCATTGCCATGTCGCGGACACGATCTAGTAATTCGCTAAAACTGGGATTGCCTGAAACATCAGTCCGCATCACTAAAGTGTTGACAAAAAAGCCAATTAACCCTTCTATTTCGCTGCGATCGCGGTTAGCAATTGGCGAACCCACCAAAATGTCTTCTGTACCTGTGTAGCGGTAAATCAGGGTATCATAAGCTGCCAACAGCGTCATGAACAAAGTTACCCCTTGCTCTTGGCTCAATTTTGTCAGCTTACTAGTTAGTTCAAGAGAAAGTGCAAAATATTGATGTGTCCCATTGTAAGTCTGCACAGCCGGTCTGGGTCGGTCTGTGGGTAACGACAATAAGGCTGGCGCTGAAGCCAATTGTTTTTGCCAATAAGTCAATTGGCTTTGTAGTACTTCCCCTTGCAACCACTGTCTTTGCCACAGTGCGAAATCTGCATATTGAATCGGCAGTGGCGTTAATGGTGACAGATGACTTTGAGAATAAGCATTGTACAGTGCTACTAACTCTTGAACAAACACACCCATTGACCAGCCATCAGAGACAATGTGATGCATACACAGTAATAAGACGTGTTCTGTCTCAGACTGCATCACTAATATCGCTCTCACTAATGCTTGTGTTGCTAAATTAAAGGGTTGAATCGCTTCTTGTTGCGCTAATTGCTGGGTGGCAATTTCTCGTTCAGTTGTAGATAAATGCTTCAAATCAACAATAGATACTGTCCAACTACTTTCTGTTTGAATGATTTGTGAAGGCTTTCCATCAACTGTAATGAAATTAGTGCGTAAGGCTTCGTGGCGAATAATTATTTCTTGTAAGCTTTGTTCTAAGGCAGCAACATTAAGAGTTCCTGCTAAATGCAAAGCTAAAGGCATATTGTAGAAGGGACTGTCTGGCTCAAATTGGTCTAAAAACCACAGACGCTGTTGAGCATAAGACAGTGCTAATTCTGCATTCTCAGCCCTTGGTAAAATAGGTGGTGCAAACTGTTCTGAGTTTTGTTGCTGTAACTGCCCAATCAAATGCGCCAATTTAGCCACCGTTGGAGCAGCAAATAACTCACGCAATGGTAGTTCCACTTTGAAGATGTTGCGGATGCGTGAAACTAGTTGCGTTGCTAGTAGCGAATGTCCCCCTAGTTCAAAGAAGTTATCATAAATGCCTACTTGCTCTACTTTCAGGACGTGCGCCCAAATTTGTGCTAGTAGTTCTTCATTTGGGCTACGTGGGGCTACATATTTGTCCGATAATTGGCTGTGTAAATCAGGTGCGGGTAGGGCGCGACGGTCTACTTTGCCACTGGGGGTAAACGGTAGAGCTTCTAGAATGACTATTGCCCAAGGTACCATGTACTCTGGTAACTTTGACTTTAAGAAGCAGCGCAGGTCACTAATTGTAACTGTCTGCTCTTTTTGAGACACAATGTAGGCAACTAGGCTTTTATTTCCAGGAATATCTTCACGGGCGATGACACAAGATGCTTGTACATAGGGATATTGGCTCAACACTGTTTCGATTTCGCCCAATTCAATACGGAAGCCACGAATTTTAACTTGATTGTCAATTCGTCCCAGGTATTCGATGTTGCCATCGGCTAAATAACGTGCTAAATCCCCAGTTTTATATAATCTACTGCCTCCTGCCTCCTCAAACGGATTGAGGATGAATTTCTCTTGTGTCAACTCAGGACGGTTGAGGTAGCCTTGTGCTAATGTCGCACCGCCAATGTGCAATTCTCCTGGCACACCAGTGGGAACAGGTTGTAAATGCTCGTCTAAAATATATACATTCTTGTTAGCCAGAGGGCAACCAATAGGAACTTTTTTCAAATTGGTGTCTTTGCTAAACTGGGAAGGAATTTCAAATAGGGTTGCTGTGATGGTTGCTTCTGTGGGGCCATAGGCGTTGAGCAAACGAACACTAGACATTAAGCTCTGTTGCCAAAGAGCTACATATTCGGGCAACATTATGTCTCCACCAACAATCACGAGTCTCAGTTGGCTGTTTGCATTATCTAATATTTTTGCTTTGGCTGACTCTTGAGCTAGTTGCTGCCAATAGGCTGTTGGAAGATTAACAACAGTGAGTCCAAAATCCGAAATTATTTTTTGAAAGTTTGTTGGTGTCCATACATCTGAGCCTCGGAGTACCAAGGTTGCGCCAGCTATTAGTGTAGGAAATATCTGTTCTAATGAGGCATCAAAGTTGATTGAGGCAAACTGGAGTATGCGATCGCTCTGTACAAGTTCGTAAGTTTGTTGAATAATACAGCAGTGACTGGCGATCGCGCCATGTGAGATCATAACCCCTTTAGGTTTGCCTGTAGAACCAGAGGTGTAAATCACATAAGCTAAGTTAGTGACTTGCACAAGTGCGATGGCGTTCCGCCCACCTTCGGTGATCGCATTATCCTGGCTGGACTGAGAAATAAATTGCCAGTCAGTATCTAAACATACAACCTGCCCTTGATGCTGAGGCAACTTTTCTAGGAGTTGCTGTTGTGTGAGCAGTACTGGAACTTGGGCATCTTCTAACATAAAGCTCAGGCGTTCAGCAGGATACTCAGGATCAAGTGGCACATAAGCCCCACCCGCCTTGAGAATCCCCAATATTCCCACCACCATTTCTAAGGAACGCTCTACACAAATACCAACCAGTGCATCTGGTTTTACACCCAGAGTTTGTAAGTAGTGTGCCAATTGGTTGGCGCGACTATTCAATTGCCGATAAGTCAGTTGTTGATTTTCAAAAACAACTGCTATAGCATCTGGGGTAAGCTCTACCTGCTCCTCAAATAACTGATGGATACACTTGTCTTGAGGATAATCCGCCTGGATATTGTTCCATTCAACTAGTAACTGCTGCTCAACTTCTGTCAGCAGAGGTAGTTGGGAAATGGGCTGAATCGGATTAGATACAATTGCGTCTAGCAGCGTCACAAAATGACCTGTCATCCGCTCAATGGTGCTGCTATCAAACAAGTCAGTATTGTATTGCCAGCATAGCTGGAAAACTCCTTGAGCTTCCATCACCATTAAATTCAGATCCAAGTCTGCACCTCGTTGATGTCCAAGCAAGTATGGCTCCATCTGAAGCACTTGTTCTCCATTGGGCAATGAATTCTCTATTGCTTCACACCAACGTTGTGCTTGCCAAGTAAAACTAACTTGACATAAAGGAGAACGACTGGGATCTCGTTGTGGCTGGAGTTGTTCTGCTAACAGAGAAAAAGGGTAATCTTGATGCTTTTGGGCTTCTCTAACTGTCTTGCTAACTTGAGCCAGAAATTCTGTAAAGGTGGCGTTTTCCTGTATAGCAGTTCGTAAAACTATCAGGTTAACAAAGTAGCCGACAATCTCTTTAAAACTTCCACCCCACCGACCTCTCATCGGGCTGCCTATAAGGATATCTGTTTGATTGGTGTAGCGATAAAGTAGCACATAAAATGCTGTTAAGAGAATCTGATAAAGGCTAGTTCCTGAAGATAAAGCTAGATGTTTGAGTTTTTCAATTAGTTGTTTATCTAGCTTGGAAATATGTGATGCTCCTTGATAATTCTGGGTAATAGGACGGGGTTTATCTGCGAGCAAATTTAAAATTGGCAACTCACCAGCTAATTGTTGCTCCCAGTATTGCCACTGTTTTTCTCCCCTAGAACTAGAGAGCATTTCTGATTGCCAATTGACAAAATCTAGATAAGATTTATTGTTAGTTGAAAAATCTGGGGCAGCTTGTGTCTCCTCTTGGTTAATTTGCTCAATTTCCTTGGTATATAAAGCTTGAAATTCAGTGATAAGTAAATCATAAGACCACATATCACCTGCAATGTGGTGCATTGTTAGCAAGAGAATGTGTTCTTTTGCTGAACGATTAAATAAATTAACTCTCAAAACTGAATCTTTTTCTAAGTTAAAAGGGCGGTCAGTTATCGCAAATATTTTATCTTTTAAGTGATCTTCACTCCAATTACTGGCATCTGTTACTTCAAGATTAAAATTATGTTGTTGGTTGATTTGCTGTACAGGTTTGCCTTCATAAATTGTATATGTCGTTCTGAGAATAGGATTATGTTCAATAATTTTTTCCCATGCACGATTGACGGCAGAAATATTTAAATAAGAATTGATTTTTACAGTAATAAATATATTATAAGCAACGCTCTCTGGAGCAATTTGGTAGATAAACCACATTGCTTCTTGACCAGAAGAGAGTGGAATACTTTTTCTTATAATTCTATCCATTAAAACTCCTTAAAATCCTGATAATCTTGGTTATAAAAATACAAATAAGGCACGAATAGAGTCTTTACTACTAAAAAAACTTTTCAGGCTATTTTTCATATTGTTCTATTTCAAGTGTTATCCTACCTTTGATGTGGCAGGGTTATTGTTTGACCTACACCACAGTCGCGCACATCGTTAGATGCTAAAACTACAATCCTACTGTTAGTTAAAAATATTATTTTGTAAGCAAGATCATAATTTATTTTTAATCATCCAGTAGATATATCAGATAGATAATCCCAGTTTTCTAAATAAAACGCAAGACTAGTTAAGACATTTAAGAATATATTTAATAAAACAGTTAAGAAAGTTAGGAAAGTTAAGAAAGTTAAGCATATAGATATTTTAAATATACTATATACCTTATGCGAATTAAGCCACAGGATGCTATTCAAAAGTAAGGAATTATTTGTTATTAAAGGTGGTCTTTAATAAGACAGGGCTTAATTATAAGTAATTAATACCAATAGAGCATCTCCAACTTCAAGAGGGAAGCGAAGCGATCGCTGTGACGAAAGCATAAAATGTCATATTTGCTACAAATAGTGCTAAGTAAGTAGATAAGTTGTGGCGTTCTAAATCACTGGGTGTTAAGTTCATCGCTTTTTACTTTTTTTAAAATTTATCACTTAGTTGGTAGCAAGTATTTTAGTTCTCTATATTTTTACTCGTAAAGTTGGTATTTATTGCAGATATCATTGTGCAAATATATAGTCCTTTATTCAATCATCTCTGCTCTTTGTCCATTGAAAAGACAGTTATAGCAACAACTTTAGGCTATTTCTTTATAGGGAGCAGTTTAATTGCTCTCCCTTAACAATTGCTTTTGTCAAGATTCTATTACCATTTTTGTTGGTAAATACCTATTAAACTGGTAATATTTCAGAGTTCTATACTTTTTACTTTCCATTTAAGTAATCCTGCTGGGGAATAAACAACCCATCAGAAAGGCTTCTACCAATTCTGATGGGTTGTTTATTTTCAGTATTGATTATGCGAATGCTCAAATCCTAGGTAACATTTTTCTCAAATTATGAACAAAAGAAGATTTTTTGCTTGGATTACGACGGCAGTTACCAGCATGATACTGGTAATAGGCTTACAGTTTGTCAATTTATCACCAGCCAAATCTGCAACCACCCTTAACGTGTATGCGGCTGTCAGCTTAACAAATGCGCTGAATAGTATTAAGACTCAGTACCAAAACGCTAACCCAGGTATCAGCGTTGTTTATACCTTTGGTGCTTCTGGTACTTTGCTTAGTCAGATACAAGCAGGAGCTCCAGCAGATATTTTTATTTCTGCTGCCAACGACCAAATAGATGTTTTGCAGAATTCGAGTCCAAGTAAGTTGGTTGCAGGTAGCCGTAAAAACATTGTCAAAAATCGTCTAGTTTTGATTACCCCTACAACATCTCCTGTTAATGCTGGTAGTGCTACTCTCAACAGCATCAATGGTTTGACCAACGCCAATATTAGAGGCATTGCCATAGGTGACTATACAGGTACTCCACCAGTTGTACCAGCAGGAGATTATGCCAAACAAGTTCTCACTAAGCGAAGTATTTTCAATACTGTCAGTCCCAAATTGTACCGTGCAAGCAATGTGCGTAACGTTTTAACTGCTGTTGAAAACAAAACTCTTGCAGTTAGCAATGTAAACAAGACTATTGACGCAGGTTTTGTTTACAGAACTGATGCTCTTATTTCTAAGAAGGTAAGAATTGTAGATACTGCTCTCACAACGGATAATGAGGCTATTGTCTATCCACTGGGTATACTCACCAGAACTAGAGTTTTATCGACAGCGCAGAGCTTTTCTAACTACTTAAGTAGTAGTACTGCCCAGAATATCTTCAAAAACACTTATGGGTTTGTCCTACCTTAATCACCACAAAGTAAATCAAGTAATCCTTGTCGTGAATTTTGAACTATTTGGAGTCATGTCTTGTGAAGTTCACTAAAAAACTCTCAATTATTGTTTGTAGTTTAACCACTGCTATCCTTCATACTGCTGTAATTACCAACACTTACAAATCAGTAGCACAAGCAGAAGGACAAGAACTGATTATCAACGGAAGCTTTGAAAACGACGATCTTGTAGATCCTGATAATCCTAACGCTCCAAATCCTAATGTTACAGGATGGACTAAGGATGGCGACCCGATGGATACATCAGGTATTAGAA encodes the following:
- a CDS encoding non-ribosomal peptide synthetase, with product MDRIIRKSIPLSSGQEAMWFIYQIAPESVAYNIFITVKINSYLNISAVNRAWEKIIEHNPILRTTYTIYEGKPVQQINQQHNFNLEVTDASNWSEDHLKDKIFAITDRPFNLEKDSVLRVNLFNRSAKEHILLLTMHHIAGDMWSYDLLITEFQALYTKEIEQINQEETQAAPDFSTNNKSYLDFVNWQSEMLSSSRGEKQWQYWEQQLAGELPILNLLADKPRPITQNYQGASHISKLDKQLIEKLKHLALSSGTSLYQILLTAFYVLLYRYTNQTDILIGSPMRGRWGGSFKEIVGYFVNLIVLRTAIQENATFTEFLAQVSKTVREAQKHQDYPFSLLAEQLQPQRDPSRSPLCQVSFTWQAQRWCEAIENSLPNGEQVLQMEPYLLGHQRGADLDLNLMVMEAQGVFQLCWQYNTDLFDSSTIERMTGHFVTLLDAIVSNPIQPISQLPLLTEVEQQLLVEWNNIQADYPQDKCIHQLFEEQVELTPDAIAVVFENQQLTYRQLNSRANQLAHYLQTLGVKPDALVGICVERSLEMVVGILGILKAGGAYVPLDPEYPAERLSFMLEDAQVPVLLTQQQLLEKLPQHQGQVVCLDTDWQFISQSSQDNAITEGGRNAIALVQVTNLAYVIYTSGSTGKPKGVMISHGAIASHCCIIQQTYELVQSDRILQFASINFDASLEQIFPTLIAGATLVLRGSDVWTPTNFQKIISDFGLTVVNLPTAYWQQLAQESAKAKILDNANSQLRLVIVGGDIMLPEYVALWQQSLMSSVRLLNAYGPTEATITATLFEIPSQFSKDTNLKKVPIGCPLANKNVYILDEHLQPVPTGVPGELHIGGATLAQGYLNRPELTQEKFILNPFEEAGGSRLYKTGDLARYLADGNIEYLGRIDNQVKIRGFRIELGEIETVLSQYPYVQASCVIAREDIPGNKSLVAYIVSQKEQTVTISDLRCFLKSKLPEYMVPWAIVILEALPFTPSGKVDRRALPAPDLHSQLSDKYVAPRSPNEELLAQIWAHVLKVEQVGIYDNFFELGGHSLLATQLVSRIRNIFKVELPLRELFAAPTVAKLAHLIGQLQQQNSEQFAPPILPRAENAELALSYAQQRLWFLDQFEPDSPFYNMPLALHLAGTLNVAALEQSLQEIIIRHEALRTNFITVDGKPSQIIQTESSWTVSIVDLKHLSTTEREIATQQLAQQEAIQPFNLATQALVRAILVMQSETEHVLLLCMHHIVSDGWSMGVFVQELVALYNAYSQSHLSPLTPLPIQYADFALWQRQWLQGEVLQSQLTYWQKQLASAPALLSLPTDRPRPAVQTYNGTHQYFALSLELTSKLTKLSQEQGVTLFMTLLAAYDTLIYRYTGTEDILVGSPIANRDRSEIEGLIGFFVNTLVMRTDVSGNPSFSELLDRVRDMAMQAYSHQNLPFEMLVEVLQPERDLSYTPLFQVMFVLQNAPMSQLELTGLTVRELPIKGITSRFDLTLIMQNTANGMVGLWEYNTDLFDSSTIERMTSHFVTLLEGIIANPEQQISQLALLSEVEQQQLLVDWNDTQSDYPLHKCIHQLFEEEVERTPNAVAVVYENQQLTYQELNNRANQLANHLRSLGVGSDVLVGLCVERSLEMVIGLLGILKAGAAYVPLDPEYPTERLSFILEDTQASVLLTQQSLIDILPPNQAKIVCLDTDAGLISQCSQDNLISGVQAHNLVYIIYTSGSTGQPKGIAMTQLALCNHILWHGENLKIARGAKTLQFASISFDVSFQEIFTTWCSGGTLFLIGEELRQDASALLGFLQEKAIERMFLAFVGLQQLAEVAVSSELVNTHLREIITSGEQLQITPAISQWFSKLTDCTLHNQYGPSESHLATSFILNNSVETWPLLPYIGRPIANTQIYILDKFLQPVPIGVLGELYISGVLLAQGYFNRPELTQEKFIPNPFQRGRWAEGGEQRKGSSPLLPAPCSPASSERLYKTGDLGRYLPDGNIESLGRIDNQVKIRGFRIELGEIEAVLSQLDDVQASCAIAREDIPGNKYLAAYVVPQKEQTLTVSVVRSFLKSKLPEYMVPSAIVILEALPLTPNGKLDRRALPEPDLHSQLLDKYVAPRNPIEEILSLIWAHVLKVELVGIHDNFFELGGHSLLATQLISRVRTSLKVELPLRSLFAAPTVAQLSQHIQRSQQQDLELTAPPILPRAKNAELPLSYAQQRLWFLDQLNPNSAFYNLLIALRLVGTLNVATLEQSLIEILHRHEALRTNFAIVDGKPSQVIQTQKNWTVSVVDLQHLPTSEQKIASQQLAQQQTIQSFELATQPLVRATLVVLNETEHLLLVCMHHIVSDGWSMSVFVQELAALYNAYSQGQTSPLEPLPIQYADFALWQRQWFQGDVLQSQLSYWQKQLKDAPALLSLPTDRPRPSVQTFAGAYQHFALSEELTTKLTQLSQQQGCTLFMTLLAAYDTLLYRYTGVADILIGSPIANRNRGEIERLIGFFVNTLVMRTDLSGNPSFSELLTRVREMALGAYSHQDLPFEMLVEALQPERNLSHTPLFQVMFVLQNVPMSQVDLTGLTVNPLLVESASSKFDLTLAMENTAAGLAGVLEYNTDLFDSTTIERMADHFVTLLEAIVANPQERISQLPMLTAVEQQLLIDWNDTGVDYPSDKCIHQLFEEQVEHTPDAVAVVFEEKQLTYAQLNSRANQLAHYLRSLGVKDNTLVGICVERSLEMVVGLLGILKAGGAYVPLDPEYPTERLHFILQDAQVSLLLTQQQLIEKLPPNQPNLVCLDTDAQVISLSSQENLITANKALNLAYVIYTSGSTGQPKGVLVTHDALLNLVFWHNKAFEITALDKATQVASTAFDAAVWELWPYLTAGASIYLVKPGIIASPIDLQDWLQRQNITISFLPTPVAEQLLSLEWRENTALRTLLTGGDKLHRYPSSLLPFQVVNNYGPTENTVVTTSGIVVDDGVVDNISPSIGRPIANTQIYILDEYLQLVPVGVPGELHIGGASLAQGYLNRSELTQEKFIPNPFEEVEGSKLYKTGDLGRYLPDGNIEYLGRIDNQVKIRGFRIELGEIEALLNQNSDVQASCVIAREDIPTEKRLVAYVAPYQHCTLAISELRHYLKAKLPPYMMPQAFVILESMPLTPNGKVDRRALPAPDLHHQLKDKYVAPRTPVEELLAQIWATVLKIEQVGIYDNFFELGGHSLLATQLISRIRSNFQVELPLRELFATATVAELAQSIQELQQQKLQLTVPPILPRSRNAELPLSYSQTRLWFLDQFDPNSAFYNIPIALRLVGSLKVAALEESLQEIIHRHEALRTNFITVDGKPSQIIQTETNWTVSVVDWKHLSTSEQQIASQQLAQQQAIQPFELATQALVRATLVVLSETEHILLMCMHHIVSDGWSMGVFVQELAALYSAYSQGQTSPLAPLPIQYADFALWQRQWLQGDILQKQLSYWQKQLADAPALLSLPTDRPRPAVQTFAGATQQFELSIELTSKLTKLSQETRGNFVHDAVGSLDTLLYRYTEQEDILVGTPIANRNRGEIEGLIGFFVNTLVLRTDLSGNPSFNELLGRVRQMAMEAYSHQDLPFEMLVETLQPERDLSHAPLFQVDFLLQNDPLSEVELAGLNITSLPIESATAKFDLTLARANRSDWNDGCVGVQHRLV
- a CDS encoding transposase family protein; this encodes MFYFKCYPTFDVAGLLFDLHHSRAHR
- the modA gene encoding molybdate ABC transporter substrate-binding protein, with product MILVIGLQFVNLSPAKSATTLNVYAAVSLTNALNSIKTQYQNANPGISVVYTFGASGTLLSQIQAGAPADIFISAANDQIDVLQNSSPSKLVAGSRKNIVKNRLVLITPTTSPVNAGSATLNSINGLTNANIRGIAIGDYTGTPPVVPAGDYAKQVLTKRSIFNTVSPKLYRASNVRNVLTAVENKTLAVSNVNKTIDAGFVYRTDALISKKVRIVDTALTTDNEAIVYPLGILTRTRVLSTAQSFSNYLSSSTAQNIFKNTYGFVLP